Proteins encoded in a region of the Vicia villosa cultivar HV-30 ecotype Madison, WI linkage group LG5, Vvil1.0, whole genome shotgun sequence genome:
- the LOC131606642 gene encoding uncharacterized protein LOC131606642, whose product MSCIINNGTVYENDFQWKLCDHDKKFVFIGGTTVKEVDIQNLPPKRFFFKDFTDILGGNCEMNRLEDIIGVVQEINNFQYNNSGKKSFVSLSLKDLKGVIVNCTLWESYGTKFLDFYHDEKNSGAIVIILTHAMIKESQVSNGWSGSKLLINEDIPEITEYLSKLPSNEQTEKPSQSSKGTSLWSGASQFTPVESFVHKAKCISLSELCKVKQDMLCVTVGTTQRFFVSKHGWFYYGCTKCSLKASEVNNPYKCSCGQNVEHAIPRYRVDIYVVDGDSKFRFVFWDTDCADIIGKSADSIYKAMLEEGDDDPMIYPDELDMLLGKKMAFRAKVQPTFGQASVWKLSYDEEFVKEIEKDYITDEGDSKSLNQNPVVDRVDESIESLSAYGENDPDKIVTNTPTKGSPVNLDAVDSELQAYGTTQLSGTKPAKKVKIEFDA is encoded by the exons ATGTCTTGCATAATCAACAATGGAACTGTTTATGAAAACGATTTTCAGTGGAAGCTTTGTGATCACGACAAGAAGTTTGTGTTTATTGGTGGTACAACTGTCAAGGAAGTTGATATTCAGAACCTTCCTCCcaaaagattttttttcaaaGACTTTACTGATATTCTTGGAGGAAATTGTGAGATGAACCGACTTGAAG ATATCATTGGTGTGGTTCAGGAAATCAACAATTTTCAATACAACAATTCTGGAAAAAAGTCATTTGTTTCACTGAGTCttaaagacttgaa AGGAGTCATTGTTAACTGCACATTATGGGAGAGCTACGGAACAAAATTTTTGGACTTCTACCACGACGAAAAAAACAGTGGTGCTATTGTAATAATACTAACTCATGCAATGATAAAGGAATCACAAG TCTCAAATGGATGGAGTGGATCTAAGTTGCTTATTAACGAAGACATTCCAGAGATAACTGAGTATTTATCAAA GTTACCGTCAAATGAGCAGACTGAAAAGCCTTCGCAGTCCTCGAAGGGAACGTCTCTTTGGTCTGGTGCCTCTCAATTCACCCCAGTCGAAAGTTTCGTTCATAAGGCCAAGTGTATATCTCTCAGTGAACTTTGCAAGGTGAAACAG GACATGTTATGCGTTACTGTTGGAACAACTCAAAGGTTTTTTGTCTCAAAACACGGTTGGTTTTATTATGGGTGTACTAAATGTTCTTTAAAGGCATCTGAAGTGAACAATCCATACAAATGTTCATGTGGACAGAATGTAGAACATGCCATACCAAG GTATCGAGTTGACATATATGTAGTTGATGGTGATTCCAAATTTCGCTTTGTGTTTTGGGACACTGACTGTGCCGACATTATTGGAAAGTCTGCTGATAGTATTTATAAAGCAATGCTTGAG GAAGGTGACGACGACCCAATGATATATCCAGATGAACTTGACATGCTACTTGGTAAAAAGATGGCGTTTAGGGCTAAAGTTCAGCCAACATTTGGCCAAGCATCTGTTTGGAAACTTTCTTATGATGAAGAGTTTGTAAAGGAAATTGAGAAAGATTATATTACTGATGAA GGAGATAGCAAATCTTTAAACCAAAACCCAGTTGTTGATCGTGTCGATGAATCCATT GAGTCGTTGTCAGCATATGGAGAAAATGATCCTGATAAAATTGTCACCAATACTCCAACCAAAGGAAGTCCTGTTAATCTTGATGCTGTAGATTCTGAATTACAAGCGTATGGTACTACCCAGCTCTCAGGAACCAAGCCTGCAAAGAAAGTTAAGATTGAATTTGATGCATGA
- the LOC131601671 gene encoding uncharacterized protein LOC131601671 gives MKPQTNGSRVHKPNHTPVQGPTWLIIAAGAFLTTLSIRLGFKLKQAVDSNSPTHNVTTILKGNGKSSNLRKPPDCFMQPNGHSQMQDNHGCFTCNPGTGGSRELKCPQNQQMLSEFNGALPLVTVPPAEFSKENSVVWACSPDRLELPSKPFHLSNCSDSPCVSESGSDIFSKREVIQKLRQQLKRRDDMILEMQDQMAELQNSLNAQLGLSSHLQLQVEAANRDLFDSEREIQQLRKAIADHCVGYVPHDKSPTGTTWSAETRNGHLDGDIHLDLSDKTRDEEERIEMLKRQVGELKEAIEGKEYLLQSYKEQKAELSLKVKELQQRLDSQLPNIL, from the exons ATGAAACCACAAACCAATGGCTCTAGGGTTCATAAGCCAAATCATACTCCAGTTCAAGGACCTACTTGGCTTATTATTGCTGCCGGTGCTTTCTTGACTACATTGTCTATTCGCCTCGGTTTCAAATTGAAGCAGGCAGTTGACTCAAACTCCCCCACCCACAATGTAACTACTATCCTCAAAG GTAATGGAAAATCCTCCAACCTAAGGAAACCTCCAGATTGCTTTATGCAGCCCAATGGACATTCCCAAATGCAAGATAATCATGGCTGCTTCACTTGCAATCCAG GAACTGGAGGTTCTAGGGAACTAAAGTGCCCACAAAATCAGCAGATGTTGAGTGAATTCAATGGGGCCCTCCCTTTGGTGACTGTCCCTCCTGCTGAGTTTAGCAAGGAAAATAGTGTTGTCTGGGCTTGCTCCCCTGATCGTCTTGAATTGCCTTCAAAGCCATTCCATCTTTCAAACTGCTCAGATTCACCATGCGTATCAGAATCTGGTTCGGATATTTTCAGCAAGCGGGAAGTTATACAGAAACTGCGGCAACAGTTGAAGAGAAGAGACGATATGATACTAGAGATGCAAGATCAAATGGCTGAATTGCAAAATTCACTCAATGCTCAGCTGGGGCTTTCTTCTCATTTACAATTGCAGGTTGAAGCTGCAAACAGGGACCTATTCGACTCAGAGAGAGAGATCCAACAACTAAGGAAAGCAATTGCAGATCACTGTGTTGGATATGTTCCTCATGACAAATCTCCCACAGGCACAACTTGGTCTGCTGAGACTAGAAATGGGCATCTTGATGGGGATATTCATTTGGACCTCTCTGACAAAACAAGGGATGAGGAGGAGCGAATTGAGATGCTGAAAAGGCAAGTGGGAGAATTGAAAGAGGCGATAGAAGGAAAGGAATACTTGCTCCAGAGCTACAAGGAGCAAAAGGCCGAACTCTCTCTGAAGGTCAAAGAATTGCAGCAGAGATTGGATTCTCAGCTGCCTAATATTTTGTAG